The genomic segment CCTGTTCCGTGGAGATCGGGTATACCTCGTTGTGCCGCGCGCAACCGTCCGCCAACGACACCATGCTAAGAAACTGATTTGCGAACGACATGTCCATCACTTCCGGCGGATGACCCTCGGCTGCCGCCAGGTTGATCAGCCGGCCCTGCGCCAGCAGGTAGATCCGGCGTCCGTCGGCGAGCACGTACTCCTGGTTGTTGGCGCGGATCTCCGTCGGCGTCGCCGCCATCTCCTTCAGATCATCGAGGTTCAACTCACAATCGTAGTGACCCGCGTTGCAGATCACCGCGCCATCCTTCATCGCCGCGAAGTGGCGGCGCGTAATGACGTCGCGCATGCCGGTGGTGGTAATGAATACCTCGCCGAGCCGCGCGGCCTCCACCATCGGCAACACCTCGAACCCTTCCAGGGTAGCCTTGAGCGCGGCGATCGGGTCCACCTCGGTGATCACGACACGCGCTCCCATGCCGCGGGCGCGCGTCGCGGTGCCGCGTCCGCAATGCCCGAAGCCGGCAACCACCAGTGTCTTGCCGGCCAGCAGTATCGAGGTGGCGCGCAGCAGCCCGTCGAGGGCCGATTGCCCGGTGCCGTACACATTGTCGAAGTCCCACTTCGTCTCCGCGTTGTTCACGGCGATCACCGGATACAGCAGCTTGCCGTCGCCGGCCATCGCCTGCAGGCGCTGTACGCCGGTGGTAGTTTCCTCGGTGCCGCCGCGGATCCGGCCCGCCAGCTCGGGAAACCGCGAATGGACGCGAAAGATGAGGTCCGCGCCGTCGTCGAGGGTCAACGTCGGCCGACCTTCCAGCGTGGCGTCGATGCACCAGTAGAACTCGTCCACCGACAATCCGTGCCAGGCGAAGATGCTGATGCCGTCCGCGGCGAGCGCGGCGGCCACGTCATCCTGCGTGGACAGCGGATTGCAGCCCGACCACGCCACCTCGGCGCCGGCCGCGCGCAACGCCCGGATCAGGACCGCGGTCTCCTTGGTGACGTGCAGGCAGCCCGCTATCCGTTGCCCGGCGAGCGGCTTGCGGTCCTCGAAGCGACGCTGCAGGTGCGCCAGGACCGGCATCCGCGACTGGGCCCAGCGGATCTTCAGGGCGCCCCGATCGGCCAGTGAGGGATCTCGAATCTTGTGTCTCGCCACGGGAATGCCCGCCACTATAGAGGGCGGTACGTGATTTGTGCAAAGGGTGGCCGTCTCAATGTGTTACTCCTCCTCAATGTGTCACTCCTCAATGTGTTTCTCAATGTCGTTCTCAATGTGGTCGCGCGCCGTGCCGTAGCCTTACATTGCATGCCGAGAGCGATCAATCGGCACGCCGCGAGCGTGGTGCAGGAGGGGGTTGCATGAACCTTTGGAATCGAATTGAAAAGGCGGTGGGCCAGGGGCTCGACGTGTCGCGCGAGGTTCTGGACAAGGCGCGCGAGGGTGCCAAGGATCTGAGCGAGAAGGGTGTGCTCAAGTTCGACATCATGCAGCTTGAGCGGCAGTCGATGAAGGTGCTTTCGCGACTCGGCCAGGAAGTCTACGACGCGTTCAGCGTACGCGATGAGAAAAGCGTTGCGCGCGATACCGTCGGAGTGAAGGAACTGGTGGTCGAGCTCGGCGACATCGAGCGTCGCATCGAGGAGAAGGAGAGCGCGCTCGCGCGGCTCGCGAGCCACGACGATTCCGGATCCGCCGGATCCGCAAACGGCAACACCTCATAAGCCGGCGCCCGAGTGGGCCGGAGCGCGGCCCGCCGGCCCACCGGCGGTGCCGCAAGGTTCGCATTGACACGAGTCGTTCGCGCCGCCATCATCGGGGTGTGGCGCGGTTACACCGGGGCCTGTAG from the Spirochaetaceae bacterium genome contains:
- a CDS encoding adenosylhomocysteinase, whose protein sequence is MARHKIRDPSLADRGALKIRWAQSRMPVLAHLQRRFEDRKPLAGQRIAGCLHVTKETAVLIRALRAAGAEVAWSGCNPLSTQDDVAAALAADGISIFAWHGLSVDEFYWCIDATLEGRPTLTLDDGADLIFRVHSRFPELAGRIRGGTEETTTGVQRLQAMAGDGKLLYPVIAVNNAETKWDFDNVYGTGQSALDGLLRATSILLAGKTLVVAGFGHCGRGTATRARGMGARVVITEVDPIAALKATLEGFEVLPMVEAARLGEVFITTTGMRDVITRRHFAAMKDGAVICNAGHYDCELNLDDLKEMAATPTEIRANNQEYVLADGRRIYLLAQGRLINLAAAEGHPPEVMDMSFANQFLSMVSLADGCARHNEVYPISTEQDREIAAIKLRTMGIEIDALSPAQQAYAQDYSQGT